Proteins co-encoded in one Setaria viridis chromosome 9, Setaria_viridis_v4.0, whole genome shotgun sequence genomic window:
- the LOC117835711 gene encoding probable amidase At4g34880 has translation MPPSLRFLLLLLVAGSGGATAAAFELEEATIDSIHRAFAAGELTSRGLVELYLRRIASLNPALHAVIELDPDGALAAADRADAAARSSSSALPPLHGIPVLLKDNIAAAGPLNATVGSLAMVGSRPAGDAGVVERLRSAGAVLLGTASLSEWCNFRGPGIPAGWSPRGGQGKNPYVPSATPCSSSSGSAIAAATNMAAVTIGTETDGSIMCPSSFNSVVGIKPTVGLTSRAGVIIISPRMDTVGPITRTVSDAVHVLEAIVGYDARDAEATRMASQYIPEGGYRKFLNIDGLRAKRLGILRKDFFRFPSGSVQQKVFSEHFNIMSKIGAVLVDNLEIPSMDVINDAVQSGERALMLAEFKLSLNYYLSELATSPVRSLSDIIDFNNKHRIEERMAEFGQDYLIQSEATNGIGPTEKHAIARLNKLCKRGIEKVMQDNKLDAIVAPGASAHSLLAIGGYPAITVPAGYASNGVPFAICFGGLKGSEPKLIEIAYSFEQATKVRKPPSLQHSII, from the exons ATGCCGCCGTCGCTACGTTTTCTCCTACTACTGCTCGTCGCCGGTAGCGGCGGAGCCACGGCCGCTGCGTTCGAGCTGGAGGAGGCCACTATCGACTCCATCCACCGtgccttcgccgccggcgagctcacgTCCCGCGGCCTCGTCGAGCTCTACCTGCGCCGCATCGCGTCCCTGAACCCCGCGCTCCACGCCGTCATCGAGCTCGACCCCGACggcgctctcgccgccgccgaccgcgccgacgccgccgcgcggtcCAGCTCCAGCGCGCTCCCGCCGCTGCACGGCATCCCAGTGCTGCTCAAGGACAACATTGCTGCGGCCGGGCCGCTGAACGCGACGGTCGGGTCGCTAGCCATGGTCGGGTCACGCCCCGCGGGCGACGCTGGCGTTGTCGAGAGGCTCCggagcgccggcgcggtgctCCTTGGCACCGCTAGCCTCAGCGAGTGGTGTAACTTCCGCGGCCCCGGCATCCCAGCCGGATGGAGCCCCCGTGGCGGTCAGGGTAAG AACCCTTATGTGCCATCTGCGACGCCCTGCTCCTCCAGCAGCGGCTCTGCGATTGCCGCAGCCACAAACATGGCAGCAGTGACAATCGGGACTGAAACGGACGGCTCCATCATGTGCCCGTCCAGCTTCAACTCCGTCGTCGGGATAAAGCCCACCGTCGGTCTCACCAGCCGTGCCGGCGTCATCATCATATCACCAAGGATGGACACAGTTGG GCCCATCACCAGAACAGTTTCAGATGCTGTGCATGTGTTGGAAGCAATTGTTGGCTATGATGCTCGAGATGCAGAGGCAACTCGCATGGCTTCACAATATATACCAGAAGGTGGTTACAGGAAATTCTTAAACATAGATGGACTAAGAGCGAAGAGGTTGGGAATTCTCAGGAAGGATTTCTTTCGGTTTCCTTCTGGCTCTGTCCAACAAAAGGTCTTCAGTGAGCACTTCAACATTATGAG TAAAATTGGTGCCGTCCTGGTGGACAATCTTGAGATACCAAGCATGGATGTCATTAATGATGCTGTGCAAAGTGGCGAACGTGCACTTATGCTTGCCGAATTCAAGCTGTCCCTCAATTACTACTTATCTGAGCTGGCCACTTCACCTGTTAGATCATTATCTGACATAATCGACTTCAACAACAAGCACCGTATCGAG GAAAGGATGGCTGAATTTGGTCAAGATTACTTGATACAATCTGAAGCGACAAATGGCATTGGTCCAACCGAGAAGCACGCCATTGCCAGATTGAACAAACTGTGTAAAAGAGGCATCGAGAAAGTAATGCAAGATAATAAACTGGATGCTATTGTAGCTCCTGGTGCATCTGCTCACAGCCTGCTTGCCATTGGCGGTTATCCAGCTATTACTGTTCCAGCTGGGTATGCTTCAAATGGTGTTCCTTTCGCCATATGCTTTGGCGGGTTGAAAGGATCAGAGCCAAAGCTTATTGAGATAGCTTATTCATTTGAGCAGGCAACAAAAGTGCGGAAACCTCCATCGCTGCAGCATTCTATCATTTGA
- the LOC117840972 gene encoding uncharacterized protein isoform X1: MAAEPKIIELSNGRITTRIASWGATITSLLVPDAHGNVADVVLGFDDLEPYMKGMAPYFGCIVGRVANRIKDGKFTLNGAEYSLPINNGPNSLHGGLTGFDKVMWDVVEHKDGECPSVTFQYHSKDGEEGYPGDVTVRATYSLPEATTLRLDMEAIPHDKATPINLAQHTYWNLAGHNSGDILNHTIQIWGKHITPVDENTIPTGEIMPVEGTPFDFTTEHKIGERINDVPGGYDHNYVLDCGDEKNGVKRAAKLRDPSSSRTLNLWTDAPGMQFYTANYVTGITGKGGAVYEKHAGVCLETQGFPNAINQPNFPSVVVQPGEKYKHTMLFEFSA; this comes from the exons ATGGCGGCCGAGCCCAAGATCATCGAGCTCTCCAACGGCCGGATCACCACCAGGATCGCCAGCTGGGGCGCAACCATCACCTCCCTCCTCGTCCCCGACGCCCACG GGAATGTCGCGGATGTGGTGCTCGGATTCGATGACCTGGAGCCGTACATG AAAGGCATGGCACCTTATTTTGGATGCATAGTTGGACGAGTTGCAAATAGGATCAAGGATGGGAAGTTTACCCTAAACGGAGCTGAGTATTCATTGCCTATCAACAATGGACCCAACAGCCTTCATG GTGGGTTGACTGGATTTGACAAAGTCATGTGGGATGTTGTAGAGCATAAAGATGGCGAATGCCCTTCAGTAACCTTTCAGTATCACAGcaaggatggggaagaag GCTATCCAGGTGATGTAACAGTCAGAGCAACATATTCTCTTCCTGAGGCCACCACCCTAAGACTTGACATGGAAGCCATACCACATGATAAAGCCACTCCTATCAACTTGGCACAGCACACTTACTGGAACCTGGCAGGCCATAACTCTGGTGACATCTTAAATCATACAATTCAGATCTGGGGGAAGCACATCACTCCAGTTGACGAAAACACAATTCCCACTGGAGAGATAATGCCTGTTGAGGGCACTCCTTTTGACTTCACGACAGAGCACAAGATTGGGGAGCGCATCAACGATGTTCCTGGAGGGTATGATCATAACTATGTGCTGGACTGTGGGGATGAAAAAAATGGTGTGAAGCGTGCAGCCAAGCTGAGAGACCCATCAAGCTCGCGAACTCTGAACCTCTGGACCGATGCACCTGGCATGCAGTTCTATACTGCCAACTATGTGACTGGCATCACTGGCAAAGGGGGTGCTGTTTATGAGAAACATGCCGGTGTATGCTTGGAAACCCAAGGGTTTCCTAATGCCATCAACCAACCAAACTTCCCCTCAGTGGTCGTGCAGCCTGGTGAGAAGTATAAGCACACTATGTTGTTTGAGTTTTCAGCCTGA
- the LOC117840972 gene encoding uncharacterized protein isoform X2, with product MAPYFGCIVGRVANRIKDGKFTLNGAEYSLPINNGPNSLHGGLTGFDKVMWDVVEHKDGECPSVTFQYHSKDGEEGYPGDVTVRATYSLPEATTLRLDMEAIPHDKATPINLAQHTYWNLAGHNSGDILNHTIQIWGKHITPVDENTIPTGEIMPVEGTPFDFTTEHKIGERINDVPGGYDHNYVLDCGDEKNGVKRAAKLRDPSSSRTLNLWTDAPGMQFYTANYVTGITGKGGAVYEKHAGVCLETQGFPNAINQPNFPSVVVQPGEKYKHTMLFEFSA from the exons ATGGCACCTTATTTTGGATGCATAGTTGGACGAGTTGCAAATAGGATCAAGGATGGGAAGTTTACCCTAAACGGAGCTGAGTATTCATTGCCTATCAACAATGGACCCAACAGCCTTCATG GTGGGTTGACTGGATTTGACAAAGTCATGTGGGATGTTGTAGAGCATAAAGATGGCGAATGCCCTTCAGTAACCTTTCAGTATCACAGcaaggatggggaagaag GCTATCCAGGTGATGTAACAGTCAGAGCAACATATTCTCTTCCTGAGGCCACCACCCTAAGACTTGACATGGAAGCCATACCACATGATAAAGCCACTCCTATCAACTTGGCACAGCACACTTACTGGAACCTGGCAGGCCATAACTCTGGTGACATCTTAAATCATACAATTCAGATCTGGGGGAAGCACATCACTCCAGTTGACGAAAACACAATTCCCACTGGAGAGATAATGCCTGTTGAGGGCACTCCTTTTGACTTCACGACAGAGCACAAGATTGGGGAGCGCATCAACGATGTTCCTGGAGGGTATGATCATAACTATGTGCTGGACTGTGGGGATGAAAAAAATGGTGTGAAGCGTGCAGCCAAGCTGAGAGACCCATCAAGCTCGCGAACTCTGAACCTCTGGACCGATGCACCTGGCATGCAGTTCTATACTGCCAACTATGTGACTGGCATCACTGGCAAAGGGGGTGCTGTTTATGAGAAACATGCCGGTGTATGCTTGGAAACCCAAGGGTTTCCTAATGCCATCAACCAACCAAACTTCCCCTCAGTGGTCGTGCAGCCTGGTGAGAAGTATAAGCACACTATGTTGTTTGAGTTTTCAGCCTGA
- the LOC117837218 gene encoding acyl-[acyl-carrier-protein] desaturase 6, chloroplastic has product MALAATCLFRFGYPSCKPNPPAGAWCYCNPRTTAGNGVLEINRSSWSSTAAARAETVAGAGRRQDKKDEDECASYLVPERLEVLREMEPWVEEHVLPLLKPVEESWQPSDMLPDPAALGSDGFHAACLDLRVGAAGVPDELLVCLVANMVTEEALPTYPSGLNRLEVVRDATGADATAWARWIRGWSAEENRHGDVLNRYMHLSGRFDMREVERTVQRLIHDGMSFPGPVTSPFHGFVYVTFQERATAIAHGNTARLVGARGAGDATLSRICGTIAADEKRHEVAYTRIMGKLFEADPDAAVRAMAYLMRHRIDMPTAFINDGRHSGRNFYDRFIAIAQQAGTYTISDYRGILEHLIRQWGVEELAAGLSGEGRHARDYLCALPSKIKRMEEVVLERAVKAKNKPTPIPINWIFDRTISVILP; this is encoded by the exons ATGGCGTTGGCAGCAACCTGCTTATTCAGGTTTGGGTACCCGTCGTGTAAGCCAAATCCTCCTGCTGGTGCATGGTGCTACTGCAACCCACGTACAACTGCTGGCAATGGCGTCCTTGAGATCAACCGCAGCAGCTG GAGTAGTACGGCTGCGGCGAGGGCAGAGACTGTGGCCGGGGCCGGACGCCGGCAGGACAAGAAGGACGAAGACGAATGCGCGAGCTACCTGGTGCCGGAGAGGCTGGAGGTGCTGAGAGAGATGGAGCCGTGGGTGGAGGAGCACGTGCTGCCTCTACTCAAGCCCGTGGAGGAGTCCTGGCAGCCGTCGGACATGCTGCCGGACCCGGCGGCTCTGGGCAGCGACGGCTTCCACGCGGCGTGCCTCGACCTCCGCGTGGGGGCGGCCGGGGTGCCGGACGAGCTCCTGGTGTGCCTCGTGGCCAACATGGTCACGGAGGAGGCGCTGCCCACGTACCCGAGCGGCCTGAACCGCCTCGAGGTCGTGCGTGACGCCACGGGCGCCGACGCCACGGCGTGGGCCCGCTGGATCCGCGGATGGTCGGCTGAGGAGAACCGCCACGGCGACGTGCTTAACCGCTACATGCACCTCTCCGGCCGCTTCGACATGCGCGAGGTGGAGCGAACCGTGCAGCGCCTCATCCACGACGGGATGAGCTTCCCGGGGCCGGTGACTAGCCCGTTCCACGGCTTCGTCTACGTCACCTTCCAGGAGCGCGCCACGGCCATCGCGCACGGCAACACGGCGCGCCTcgtcggcgcgcgcggcgccggggACGCCACGCTCTCGCGGATCTGCGGCACCATCGCCGCCGACGAGAAGCGGCACGAGGTGGCCTACACTCGCATCATGGGGAAGCTCTTCGAGGccgaccccgacgccgccgtgcgcgccatGGCGTACTTGATGCGCCACCGGATCGACATGCCGACTGCCTTCATCAACGACGGCCGCCATAGCGGCCGCAATTTCTACGATCGTTTCATCGCCATCGCGCAGCAGGCCGGCACGTACACGATTTCCGACTACCGCGGTATCCTGGAGCACTTGATACGGCAGTGGGGCGTGGAGGAGCTCGCCGCAGGGCTCTCCGGCGAGGGGAGGCACGCGCGTGACTACCTGTGTGCGCTGCCGAGCAAGATCAAGAGGATGGAAGAGGTGGTCTTGGAGAGAGCAGTCAAGGCGAAAAACAAGCCTACACCCATCCCCATCAACTGGATCTTTGATAGGACCATCAGTGTCATTCTACCCTGA